Proteins encoded within one genomic window of [Enterobacter] lignolyticus SCF1:
- the ubiB gene encoding ubiquinone biosynthesis regulatory protein kinase UbiB: MTPGEIRRLYFIIRTFLSYGLDELIPKIRITLPLRVWRRMLFWMPNRHKHQPLGERLRLALQELGPVWIKFGQMLSTRRDLFPPQIADQLALLQDRVAPFDGALAQKQIEKAMGDIPVESWFDDFDVQPLASASIAQVHTAKLKENGKEVVIKVIRPDILPVIKADMKLIYRLARWVPRLLPDGRRLRPLEVVREYEKTLIDELNLLREAANAIQLRRNFENSPMLYVPEVFSDYCSQNMLVMERIYGIPVSDIETLEKQGTNMKLLAERGVQVFFTQVFRDSFFHADMHPGNIFVSYEHPENPKYIGIDCGIVGSLNKEDKRYLAENFIAFFNRDYRKVAELHVDSGWVPADTNVEEFEFAIRTVCEPIFEKPLAEISFGHVLLNLFNTARRFNMEVQPQLVLLQKTLLYVEGVGRQLYPQLDLWKTAKPFLESWLKDQVGLPALARALKEKAPFWIEKMPEIPELIYDTLRQGKHLQLSIDKIARVMEANPARQGQSRYLFGVGSVLMLSGTLLLINRPEWGMHPAWLMAGGLVVWFIGWRKGR, encoded by the coding sequence ATGACGCCAGGAGAAATTCGGCGCCTGTATTTTATCATCCGTACCTTTTTGAGTTACGGGCTTGACGAGCTCATTCCCAAAATTCGCATTACGCTGCCGCTGCGTGTCTGGCGGCGTATGCTCTTCTGGATGCCGAATCGCCATAAACATCAGCCGTTAGGCGAACGCCTGCGTCTTGCGCTGCAGGAGCTGGGGCCGGTATGGATCAAATTCGGGCAGATGCTCTCCACCCGCCGCGATCTTTTCCCGCCGCAAATCGCCGATCAGCTGGCGTTGCTGCAGGACCGCGTTGCGCCGTTTGACGGCGCGCTGGCGCAAAAGCAGATTGAAAAGGCGATGGGCGATATTCCGGTAGAAAGCTGGTTTGATGATTTCGACGTTCAGCCGCTGGCGTCCGCCTCTATTGCGCAGGTGCATACCGCGAAGCTGAAAGAAAACGGCAAAGAGGTGGTTATCAAAGTGATCCGCCCCGATATCCTGCCGGTTATCAAAGCGGATATGAAGCTTATCTATCGCCTGGCGCGCTGGGTGCCGCGCCTGCTGCCGGACGGTCGCCGTCTGCGCCCGCTGGAAGTGGTGCGCGAATATGAAAAAACGCTGATCGACGAGCTGAACCTGCTGCGTGAGGCGGCGAACGCCATCCAGCTACGTCGCAATTTTGAAAACAGCCCCATGCTGTACGTGCCCGAGGTATTTTCCGACTACTGCAGCCAGAACATGCTGGTGATGGAGCGTATCTACGGTATCCCGGTATCGGATATCGAAACGCTGGAGAAGCAGGGCACCAACATGAAACTGCTGGCCGAGCGCGGCGTGCAGGTGTTCTTTACCCAGGTCTTTCGCGACAGCTTCTTCCATGCGGATATGCATCCAGGGAATATCTTTGTCAGCTACGAGCACCCGGAAAACCCGAAATATATCGGGATTGACTGCGGTATCGTCGGTTCGCTGAATAAAGAAGATAAGCGCTATCTGGCGGAAAACTTTATTGCGTTCTTCAACCGCGATTACCGCAAGGTAGCCGAGCTGCACGTCGATTCCGGCTGGGTTCCTGCCGATACTAACGTTGAAGAGTTCGAATTTGCCATCCGTACGGTGTGCGAGCCGATTTTTGAAAAACCGCTGGCGGAAATCTCTTTTGGCCACGTGTTATTGAATCTGTTTAACACCGCGCGACGCTTCAATATGGAAGTTCAGCCACAGCTGGTTTTACTGCAAAAAACATTACTTTACGTTGAGGGCGTAGGAAGGCAGCTCTATCCTCAGTTAGACTTATGGAAGACGGCGAAACCTTTCCTCGAGTCATGGCTTAAAGATCAGGTAGGGCTTCCGGCGCTGGCGCGGGCGTTAAAAGAGAAAGCGCCGTTCTGGATCGAAAAAATGCCGGAAATTCCTGAGCTGATTTATGACACTTTGCGCCAGGGCAAACACCTGCAGCTGAGCATTGATAAAATCGCCCGCGTAATGGAAGCCAACCCTGCTCGTCAGGGGCAGTCCCGTTATCTGTTTGGCGTCGGGTCGGTGCTGATGCTTAGCGGTACGCTACTGCTGATCAATCGTCCTGAGTGGGGAATGCATCCCGCCTGGCTGATGGCGGGCGGTCTGGTGGTGTGGTTTATCGGCTGGCGGAAAGGGCGCTGA
- the tatA gene encoding Sec-independent protein translocase subunit TatA yields MGGISIWQLLIIVVIVVLLFGTKKLSSLGSDLGASIKGFKKAMSDDEEKKETSAQDADFPPKSLSEKQDDAKKDDAKRHDKEQV; encoded by the coding sequence ATGGGTGGTATCAGTATTTGGCAGTTATTGATTATCGTCGTTATCGTAGTTCTGCTTTTCGGGACGAAAAAGCTGAGCTCGTTGGGATCTGACCTGGGCGCATCGATCAAAGGCTTTAAAAAAGCCATGAGCGATGACGAAGAGAAGAAGGAAACATCCGCTCAGGACGCTGATTTCCCACCGAAATCACTGTCTGAAAAGCAGGATGACGCCAAAAAAGACGATGCAAAACGCCACGACAAAGAGCAGGTGTAA
- the ubiJ gene encoding ubiquinone biosynthesis protein UbiJ, translating to MPFQPLVTAGIESALNTFLWRERALKPARQRLLGKVLRVELKEFTSPLVLVFSDRQIDVLGAWEGEADCTVTTRVGVLPQLRNRQQLTALIRSGDLEVDGDLQVVQNFVALADLAEFDPAELLAPYTGDIAAEGVSKALRGGAMFLKRGLQRQQRYVAEAITEEWRMAPGPLEVAWFAEETAAVERAVEAFSKRLEKLEGK from the coding sequence ATGCCTTTTCAACCCTTAGTGACCGCAGGTATTGAAAGCGCGCTGAATACCTTCCTGTGGCGCGAGCGCGCGCTGAAACCGGCGCGCCAGCGGCTGCTGGGGAAAGTGCTGCGTGTGGAGTTGAAAGAGTTCACGTCGCCGCTGGTGCTGGTGTTCAGCGATAGGCAGATTGACGTGCTCGGCGCATGGGAAGGTGAGGCCGACTGCACGGTTACGACGCGCGTTGGCGTACTGCCGCAGCTGCGCAACCGACAGCAGCTGACGGCGCTTATCCGCAGTGGCGATCTCGAAGTCGACGGCGATCTGCAGGTCGTACAGAATTTTGTCGCGCTCGCTGATCTGGCGGAATTCGATCCTGCCGAACTGCTGGCGCCCTACACCGGCGATATCGCCGCCGAGGGCGTCAGTAAAGCGCTGCGGGGCGGCGCAATGTTCCTCAAACGCGGTCTTCAGCGCCAGCAGCGCTATGTTGCGGAAGCAATCACCGAAGAGTGGCGCATGGCGCCGGGGCCGTTGGAAGTCGCGTGGTTTGCCGAAGAGACGGCAGCGGTTGAACGCGCCGTAGAGGCCTTCAGCAAACGACTGGAAAAACTGGAGGGGAAATGA
- the ubiE gene encoding bifunctional demethylmenaquinone methyltransferase/2-methoxy-6-polyprenyl-1,4-benzoquinol methylase UbiE has product MVEDSQETTHFGFQTVAKSQKADMVAHVFHSVAAKYDVMNDLMSFGIHRLWKRFTIDCSGVRRGQKVLDLAGGTGDLTAKFSRLVGETGRVVLADINDSMLKMGREKLRNIGVVGNVEYVQANAEALPFPDNTFDCITISFGLRNVTDKDKALRSMYRVLKPGGRLLVLEFSKPIIEPLSKAYDAYSFHILPRIGEMVANDAESYRYLAESIRMHPDQPTLKAMMQDAGFDSVDYYNLTAGIVALHRGYKF; this is encoded by the coding sequence ATGGTTGAGGATTCACAAGAAACGACGCACTTTGGCTTCCAGACGGTCGCCAAATCGCAGAAGGCTGACATGGTGGCACATGTATTCCATTCTGTAGCCGCTAAGTATGATGTCATGAATGACCTGATGTCATTTGGTATCCATCGTTTGTGGAAGCGCTTCACCATTGACTGCAGCGGCGTGCGCCGCGGGCAGAAAGTGCTCGACCTGGCGGGTGGAACCGGCGATCTGACGGCGAAGTTTTCCCGTCTGGTTGGCGAAACGGGCCGCGTCGTTCTTGCTGATATCAACGACTCAATGCTCAAAATGGGCCGTGAAAAGCTGCGCAACATCGGCGTGGTTGGCAACGTGGAATATGTGCAGGCGAACGCCGAAGCGCTGCCTTTCCCGGATAACACGTTTGACTGCATCACCATTTCTTTTGGTCTTCGCAACGTCACCGACAAAGACAAAGCGCTGCGCTCCATGTATCGCGTGCTCAAGCCGGGCGGACGTCTGCTGGTGCTGGAATTTTCCAAACCGATTATCGAACCGCTGAGCAAAGCCTACGATGCCTACTCGTTCCACATTCTGCCGCGTATTGGTGAAATGGTGGCCAACGATGCGGAAAGCTATCGCTATCTGGCGGAATCTATTCGTATGCATCCGGATCAGCCGACGCTGAAGGCGATGATGCAGGATGCCGGTTTTGACAGCGTGGATTACTACAACCTGACGGCGGGCATTGTGGCGCTGCATCGCGGCTACAAGTTCTGA